The nucleotide window cctcccctgcctgcagCTGCTTGGCTGActccctctctgctcccccGCGCGCTCCACCTTCGGTGAGAAGAAGTCAAATCACCTCGAGACGGTCGGTGGAGTGACAAGATGGCGGAGTGAGTGGGTTGCTCTTTGGAAGGAAGAAGCGACTCGTTTAATTCATAAAAATATTAATCGAAGAGGGAAGATTAAGTTTAGTTCGTGGGTAACATCGGACTTTCGACAAACAAAGGGAAGGCATCGCCCCTCACACCGAGGTGGTTCATGAAGGAAGAGTCGTTGTCGAATTGCGAATTGCAGTTCTGCTGGTGTCCTTTCGATTTCTCGCTAGCaggctagctagctggctatcTTGAAACTGGAAATACTGGACTTCTGACAAAGCCATCCGTTTGGAGCATTTTCAGGGAACCTTGATGTTTTGCTCGATTTTGACGGACTATTACAAATATAAATGATATTAATGTTTTGTGTTTCTAGAAATAGTTGGCTAGTTACTCGGTAACAAATATAGAACTGGCTAGCTAGGTCGTTTGCTAACGCTAGCTAGCTACATTGTTTCAAGTGAGAGTCGTCCACGACAAACAAGGACTGAATGTTCTGATTACCGAAAGGCCTAAGGGAAGCACCGGTTCAGTCCCATAATAACAAAATTTTAAACTGATCGAGTGTTGCTCGTGACTCGAGGACATGGCAAGCAGCAGCGGCTCTAAAGCCGAATTCATAGTCGGTGGGAAATACAAGCTTGTTCGGAAAATCGGATCTGGATCGTTTGGTGACATATACCTGGCAATCAATATTACAAATGGAGAGGTAAGTCTGCTGGTCTCATCATTactataaataaaaataaaaaaatctagtTATTGTACTATGTCTGGGTGGAAACGATGGATCTGGTGACCTGTGCTAATGGTAACGTTACCTGAGAGGCTCTTGGTAACGTTACGGTACATCTCAGCTAACATGAAGTTAATGTTAGCTTGCAAATAACAGCGAACTCACAGTTCGCTGTATTTGAACACATTTGCTTCTGTCGACTGTGTTGACGAAATTATTTATTAacatttaatgtttttaattaaAGTGAAACGTTTAACCATCACAATGTTCTGCATGTTCGATTGTTAAGTTTCTCGATCAACCACTTGTAAGCAGGTTTCGATGTTAATCTTTTTGTTGTAGGAGGTAGCAGTAAAGTTGGAATCCCAGAAGGCCAGACACCCACAGCTGTTATATGAAAGCAAATTGTATAAAATACTTCAAGGTGGTGTCGGAATTCCACACATCAGGTAAGACATAAAATTGGATTTACAAATTGGACGTCGAATTCCTCTGGATTGCGATATCGTTCAGCTAGCGTGCCTAACGTTAGCAGTCGTTTAGTGAAATTGCATAGTTCAGAGGGGATTATATAGTTCGGCTGGTTTCGGTAAAAGTGTACCATTTAATATTTGTGGTTATTTGATTATTTACTTTGCCTGAGTTATCAGGATTTTGCTATGCTTCTATGCTTGCTATACGAAGCTATGAGACTTGGGAAGGTTATAACGTCATTAGGTTGACTTGCTTGGGTATATTAGATCAGTTGCAGTGGAGCACTGAAACAACGGAATATTTTTGCGTCTAATGTGTTTTCGAGTGTTCCACATGATGAAAGTGTGACACTAACGTTGTTGTTGCACGTCCAGTTGTGCCAAGTGGATGtcttgctaacgttaacgttactctGGTTGGAAATGGCCGCTCCtcttttgttgtgtttgttccaACATGTCCTCCTACTCGGTTAGAAAATGGCGGCGGCCCAGTGCGAGCAAAAACAACTTTCGGGGCCTATCCGCATTGTCTCTCAAGGTTACTGAAGACTGGAATCTATGTTTATTTAATGCTAAAATTACTGTGTGGTTAATCGTTTGTTCTGTCTTATGTATTGAAATGGATGCAAGATATTCGAATTTCTGCATTCGAAACCCCGTCAATCGTGATTATCTTCCGGGATTAAACGTTACGCGTAGGCTAATCCACAGCGCTACCGCTAAAACGTATGTTACATAGAATTGATGTCCTCTGTCTTGGTGTTTGCTCTCCTGTTCCTGTCCTATTGATACaactgatttgtgtgtgtgtttttaatacATAGCAATATTAAAGTGTGTAGACGCCTTATATATGAACACACTTGACGTGAATATGTCGGAAGTGTTCCTCGCAGAATTCAAATTTCCGTGGGATCCTTTTTGGGTTCATTACAAGTGAATAACAAACCCCACCTTATCCAGGCCAGGTGAAGACTTCAGTTACGGTCTCTGTCGCATTGGTTAGCCTCCATAATTTCTCACAAGCTAATAGCTGGTAATACGTGTCTGTATTGTTACTAATGTTTAATTTAATGAGGTATACAAATGTAAATGTGTCTGACTTTTAGTGAATGTCGCCCTAAGACACGTTATTTAGGTTAGTTTTGAGGAACTGATGGGAAATGACTGACTAAACATATTGCCATCTTACTCTAGTTTGGCCTATATTTGTAAGTATACATTTATTTAATCTCCAGAGAACAGAATTTGCACCCTTAATTCATCCAGTATTAAAGCATACTGCAGTCAGTGTCTGCATCTGGGTTCACTGATAACAAATCCACATCAAGTATTgacatgggggagggggggacccCACCTACTGTGTGCTTGCACTTTTGAAATCCACTAGGATACTGCCCCAACCCAATGGTACTCTGTGCTTAATTACTAACTGCTAGTGGGTCACAGATCATGTCCTAAGTATCATCATTGAAAATATAAGTATATTTTCCCCCTTTTGTCATTTAAACTTTTATGTGTAAGAAACATCAATCATCTGCTTTAAACAAAATGGCTAGCAACAAAGTAATTGCCACAAActtttgttgtggttgttgaCTTTACCGCTGGCTTTAGGCTCAACATACCACTTTGGCCCACATCTCCTCAGATAGTCAATAGACACAGACTTCAAAAAGTTATACACTGTGTTGATCAGTTGAACTTCAATCTCAGCCTTCCTACTGTGGATAGTTAGCTTGCCAACGCAAGCTAATATGATAACCTGCCACGTAAGGTTATACATTGCCTCTTTCTTGGCAACTTTAACAAATTCCAAGCAAACAAATTAGATTATCTAAAGATAATGCTTGCTCCTGGGACATATACGAAAAACCAAGTCCCCTTGTGTTTTTTCAAGTTCAGCATAGTCTTAGTACCAAAGTATTGGTTCTTGTGACATCCATAGTATGTTGTATTAATTGTGACTGAGGCTTTAGGTACCTCCTTCATATGCTTGTCTGTGTTCTAGCACAGTGTTTCACTTAGTATGAGAGATGTATGTTCTGCGGCTATGACTCAAAAATATTTAGCCAATGTATATTAAACATGGTTTAAAAGGATGTTAAGCGAAGTTCAGTAGATTGGTGGCTTTGTGAAAATTAGAAATTGAGCTTATCCTCCCTGTAATGAGTGCAGGTGTTCTGAAAACCTGTAAAAGTCTGTTTCTTTTCATGTCAGATGGTTGGACAAAGTGAGATACAGGAGGTATGATTTGGCATTTAAGTTACTTGATCTGCCAGCACATTGCAGACAGTTAAGCTAGGTTCAAAGGCCAGTGACGACATATTAAGAGTCCTGCTAGTATGGAGAAGTCAGTTAGAAGCATAGAAGTTTAGCCCGGAGAGGTGTTGGGGCCCCTTTGGGCAAGACCTATTTTCTGTCTGTAAATGTACATCAATTCATGGACTGTATCCTTTTTAGAAGGCATTTCAAGACAATTTAATCAAATTTATTGGACTACCTAGTTCAAATTGAGTAGTTTGGTGGCTATGCTGGAACAGTCTTTCATATTCACTTCCTCTAATGCACAACACTGTTTGCAAAAGCTTTGTTTGAggttaggccatccttaaaaatattttcgtttgccgtaacccgaccgaccctgtcaatttagaaccgacccaaatatttatttttttcctcttttagtccgaccgacttgccggttgtaaacttgcgttaataccgaccgattgtttttttttttactctaaacaaccaatgcaataaaataaatttcttttagtaggtccaagtattgtgaatataaattgcctacatgcaaacgtggctcacttaaaaaaaaaaaaaaacctgtggcgtcatctctacaccattggttttacgcatgtcacactatggcctacagcttcgtttcattcacacaaactgaacgcttttacttggcacaaagttctggaagaactgtggccagatcttttctcatcccttctccccctagtctaacggtgacggagtattgaaattggttgtggtctattcagcatttctcaaaatatgggtccgcaacatggagactgctggtccgcggagtcgtggagtgaaattagggccggtgcttcatctgataattttctgcgcagttgatcaagaaaccgcggatcgacgaaaaaagaaaacaaacgtttctgctatcgatgtcattaaacatggagccctacaattaagtggtggtatgagcattcattcaatgcgcgtctgcgcgagagaaactgaacctaatcgataacgttggtatgaaagctccgcttcaacctgttggaaggctatttatttatttaatgaaacttaatagaactacgttgttttttggaacttccttagaaacagagcagagactgtataatacactgtatagcattgagtattgtatagtcaaatttcaatataacgtggccaagagctattgtagccttctttctgggtacatgtagatgagccctatgacccaaaagtctgccatgaccgggcctcaggtcaaacaagtttgagaaaggctggtctatataacctgcatcagaatgaggtttgcaatggtgcgcctcaaggcacgggttgaagacccagtcagttacgtcacgatatgcacatttgtgtaaattcctTCCTatgtaatcaccatgaccaaaattgtacttttttttttactttgaatcttggaaaaaaaaaatattgacctacctaccgacccatttttaaaaaattttggctgttactgcaaacaaaaatatttttaaggatggccttacTTGTCGTCACTGAATACTCTCTATAGTATGGCAGATTTCCTTCCTCAAGCAGAAAAGGAACCCTAACTTCAGCGCAGTGAGCATTGTGCTTTACATACAGCACATTGTTCAGAGCAGACCAGAAGGCTGATCAGGGAAGAATGTGTCACTGCACTCGATTTTAAAGGAGCAGGAAACATGTCGGTGCTGGGAGAACCTGCTGAACAGGCTGCCCCTCCTCCACTCATGAATCATTGCGCTGCTTGTGTGCATGGAAAGGAGCACATTGAGGCTGTGCTCTTTCCAGGCTTAATCAGGCCAGCCTATTTCACTTCCAAGCTATAGTATAACCAGTTCCACATTGGTAGTTAAGGGTTTACAAAACcctatctttcttttttcttttttctttttttttctctgatggGCCCTGGTAGTTGATAGTTGGTGGCCTCTTTTTCGGCGGGAGGGGGGAGACGTTGAAGGAAATGAGTGTCCCACAGAGAGGTCTGCTGTTTCCTCCAGAAAAATCTTTTCAAGTTAGAACTACTCAGTTTGTTTACTCTCAGGCAATTGTTAATTGTCCAGTGGCATGGACATTATTGCATGGTGGTCCTCAACGCTTGGCCTCTATTCCAAGTTTGGATTTTTTAAACCAGTATTGCAAAAGGTGCCATGTCATATTTCAGAATTGGCCTTTTATAAAACTGCCATTCCAGGCATTTGGTTAATGTTCTTCCCTTCACTGGCTATAACGAGAATACAAGACCGTTTTACAAATTCTATGTATGACCGGAAAGATGGGATTCAATCATAGCAGTATAGCTGGGAATTAAAAGTGAAATTTTATATTGAGCTCTGTTGATTGATGACATTTGTGTGAATGCTTACCGCTCTGTTGCTAATGGACTTTGAGGCATTTTACACGTAAGCTTAGCCTTTTGATGTTTGTCTTTGAGCTTCAGTGCAAAAGGTGTGGCCATGGGAATGCAAGTGAAGGCGACTGCGTCGGTTGGGAGTGTCTGTTTGCCTGGTCAAAGTACTGTCAGTTTCCTGCCTTACCAGTGCAGACATGAGATGGCCACTGATGCTCTTTCAGTTTGGTTAATGAAATGTGTATTGACGTGACGGGAGAGACTTGTTGCCATCACGTTACCTTGTCTACCCCGGCTCCTCCCCCCCCATAATAATGCTTTTGCCTGCGAGGCCTTGCTGGTTGCCTGGCGACCGTGCTAGCACGGCGTGTGTGGGGACTAGCGCTGACCTCTGGAAGCAGTGCTTAGCGGAGGAGCGGCACGGCGAGGACGCCTGGAAACTAAAACCTCTTGGTTAATGATGAATGAGTCCCGGCCCCTGCTCCACCCCTCAGCTGCACTGCCTCTCCCATAAACCTGCTACGTCAGCACACTGCTGTCAGCACGCTAGCTCAGGAGAACTCAACTCAAcagacaggtttttttttttgtttttgggagGACTTCTGCTTGGTGCTATGTACACTTTATGGCTAGACTGGCATGTTAGCTGAGTATTgtgggaagaggagaggtgtgGTACTCTTGAGCCCTCTTACATTCTATCCTGAGGGGTCAGTCAGACAGGGGTTTTTTCCCCTTGGGGCTATGCCCAAGAATCTCCACTTCAGTGCTGCatcattactgtgtgtgttacATGACTCTTAATCTGATTCTATACTTTAGGACATATTCTGTCCATTTCTATGTCCTGATGTATTTTTCAGTCAGTTTGCCATTTTTAGTATTTTTCAAATTAAGGCAAACAGTCACACTTTGGTCAAAGAAAGGCTGCAGTTTTAGCCTTGTTGGGACAGCTATCCTAGCCAGTTCACCACACCAATAAGCCGTTGTCTGACAAAGTGAATGTATTTTTAGTGCTGGTCATCGTAGGATCAATAGTGTTTTAATTGATGCAGCTGTCCAGGAGAGCGATGGTATTGGGGAAATGACCATGGTGCTGGTGTGTTGCAGGTGGTATGGGCAAGAAAAGGACTACAATGTCCTAGTGATGGACCTGCTGGGGCCCAGCCTGGAGGATCTCTTCAACTTCTGCTCCCGCAGGTTCACAATGAAAACTGTTCTAATGCTCGCAGATCAGGTAAGTAACACTTCTGGGTCGGccgtttggggtgggggggggggggggtggatgtcACACTGGCTCGAACAGTTGGTGTCAACACACAGATTTTGGTTTGAAATGTAAATCTTTGTCCTCTTGTGTCTTTGCAGATGATCAGCAGAATTGAATATGTGCACACAAAAAACTTCATCCACAGAGATATCAAGCCAGACAACTTTTTAATGGGCATCGGCCGCCACTGTAATAAGGTAAAATAAGAACCAACTTTCACCCCTTCAACCGTTCAGCTACAGGACCAGTCTCTGATCAGGATAGTCACTATTTTCAGCTGACTATCATGATCACCTATATGATCACAATTAAGGCATTGCTTACGGGTTCAAGTCCCTTTAACCTAACATGGCATACCACCAGGATTAAAATCAGACACCTGAATCATAAAGGTACACCGCGATACAGGTACACCGTGATACCCAGTTTGCGGTTATCCAAGGTATCGGCAAGTGTCCGTGTGACGTCCTGCGCTTCAACAGCGGCTTCTCTGGAAACAAACAGGTTGCAGTGGGATTAAACAAGAAGGCTTTTGCATGTGACTGTCATTTTATTTGTTCTCCCTCTCGAAGTTGTTTTGTTCCGAATGTACCTGAGGTTGCCTGATTTGTATTTTGTTACTCATTACTTTGAGCCCTTGCAGACAGGCAACATTTGGCAAAGTTAAAGCATGATGATGCACATTTAAATGTGGCATACCAGCACCATCTCTGGTGGTCACCCTGTGGGTCACTTAGTATGAAATGAAACGCACTGGTACTCTTTTCGTACCAAAGCAGTGAAGCCTGTATTACCATTTTTGGCAGTGCTGTCTGGAGTAAGTGTTTaccattgtgtgtctgtgtgaatgccaGCCTCAagcttgttttatttttgttaatttgttcgatctttttttttttaaatttattgcATACACTTATGAATCTCACCCCTTTGTCACACTAAATATCACTGGTCAGAGAAGAAGCACACGtacaccctctctcacaccacCTGATAGGAAGGCCTTGGTCTTGGCTCCACTGAAGCCTTGAGCGGGCAGTGCTCTGGACGCCGCAGACAGGGGGGACCTGATTAGACTTAGGCTTTCTCTTTTTATGTCTGTCTTTTTGTGTAAAATCCCACACACTATCCTCTGAAGTCAAAGGCCTTTCGCTCAAGCGCACTCCAAccctctctgctttttacctgcTGTCCCTCACATTGGTGCTTACCATAGCCTATGTGTCGCCCAGAAAGATGTGTGTAGTTTCTGTGGACAGATCAGATATTTACTTAAACATAACCAAGATTCTTAGATTCATCTTAACGGTGGTTCTTTGGGGTTATACAGTTCTTAGATTCATAATTTCCAAATTAGAGCCAGAGCCACCATTTCTCTCCAATTTGAAGTAATTGTGGCAGCTGCTTgtaagttatacaatttggtaATATTAATGGTATGTTGTATTGCTAAATAACCCAGTATTTATTCAGTATTCTCAACCCAGGGTTGATACTTCTATGGAATAGTGTGGAGTTCCTCTAGTGAATATGCCTAGCTCTTCACCCCTCTTTCCCACTTCTGCCAACGTTGTCTGGTTTGACTTTGATAAGGGCACCCAGCTTGGCATCATTAGGCTAACTTTGCTTGTTGTGTTGCTTTACCCAGGGCCGCTCTGTAGGAACATTTCCCctcctaccccaccccaccctaccccaaATGCAAAGCCGCAATTTTAAAAGCTGTCCTCATATGTCTTGCACAGCTGTACTAAATCCACAGAGCATATCAACGGCTACTGCacgcttttctttctctcttccactctctttctttccctctctcactctctctctttccctccctccccttctccatAATCCTCACTCTACTCCTGTCTTTATTTTCTGTCAAGCTTCTACCTTCCCGATTTGGCCTTGCCAAATGCCAGCAGTATTCTAGCCTCTTCCTTACTGAAGGTGTGTCTTTAGCCCATGGCCCATGAAAAGCTTTCATTTGACCCCATTTGCTTCCTCTGTTGTCACAGGGACTTGGTTGGGCAAAAGCAAGTTTGTTGATGGCCACAgttttgttcttttgtttttgGTTTGGTTTCTGTTAAAAGCTTCTCATGCCTTAAAAGAAATAGTGACTAATAGAGGGAATGGCTGTAGAATTTGCCCTGTTTTAACCCTAGTTGTGCCAGCGAAGTGGACCTCATGCCATCTTTCTCTTAGGCATACACTTTTGCTCTACACCTGAAGTGACGGTCCCTTATAGTTTTGTCATATGTGGCATGGCTAGTGTTAAAGTCTGCAAAGTCAAAAAAGTGAATCAGGCTTGGAAACAGTTTGTCAGATAGAACAGCAttggagggggggtgggaggtAGGGGTAACCATAAATAACACATGTGCCACTATGgctttggggtggggggggtgggggtaaccCAACGAGGCAAGCGGGGGTGGGCGCTCGCATTTGTTGCAGGGCATCTCTTCCCccacttcccctccctccctctctctcgctccctagCCTACATGCGGGCTAAGCCAGGGCTGTAACTCAGCCAAGGCCGACTTCCAGGAAGGGGTCCGGTAGTGGagcagagctctctctccctctcgaaTCTGTAGTCAGTATCCCTAGCTGGTGGACGAAGGATGGCCGTGGgctttctcttccccctccctACGACCTTCTGCTGCTCCTTCTCCCGTTCTTTTTCTGAGCCTTGGTGTTGCCTGTCTGCGCTGGCCGTGTGGGGTTGTCAGCAATACTGTTTTGATGCACTGCACCCTCTATTGTTTGTTCAGTGTTTAGAAACTCCAGTGGGGAAGAGGAAAAGAAGCTTGGCTGTTAGTTCTTCTCAGGACCCATCTTTCTCAGGATTAAACCAGGTCTGAACCCTCCACCGCCTCCTAATACAACCCCACCAAAGTCTTTTCTATTATTTTGGTTTCCTTTTTGGAATCCCCCCTTCCTTCTACATCATAgcagtgtttattttttttccgttttttttttttcctttctttttttatttgatcTGTAACCATTAACACTTGTTGGCATTAAACCAGACACACATGCTAAACCAAAATAGATTAACTCCTAATCCAGATTGAAGGAGTCTGCAGAGGAAGAGCGTTGTGCCTTGTGTACAGAAAAGgtgaagttttttttatttatttattttttgttgcaTTTTTGTTTTCCGTTTTTATGAGTGACCAAGTTTTTCATGTTAAAGACGCACTACTTCACTTGTTCGTACTTGTCCATGCACATCAACTCCACTGTGATGTCACCATGTCCAGCTAGTTCTAGGTTCGGATGTCCTGTAAAAGCAGAACATGGCGATCACTGCTGCCCCCAGAACAGTAGGTTCGAACCGTACATGAACAAGAGCGAAGGGAAACCGGGCACTATCACACATGCAGGCAGCAGAGTCCCATCTGTTGAAAGGCTGATAAAACAATGCCATCCCCTATGAGTCCAGCCAGGCTGAAGAAGCCCCTTAAACCAATAATCCGTGTGGCATGGGCTGTTTTCTCTCCACTACCTGTAGAACACACAAAGAACTGGGCCGAgccgttataaaaaaaaaaaaaaaaagacctcgCCATGACTTGCGCATTGGGTCCTTCTGTGGGTGCAAGAGGAGGCGAGCGGATGGGGGTGGGGTCGGGGGGGAGCCTGCTTTGAGGTGATCCTTCTCACCCACCTCCCCGAACCCCCCAATAGGGAACGAGTGCAGTGGAGCTGGTCTGAGCCAGCTGCTGAGTGCCAGAGAGGGAGAGTCGGGCGGGCGAGTGAGCACACTGACGTCATTGTCTGCCGCTGGCCTGTGGCCAGAGGCTCAGAGCAGAAAATGGAGTGTGTTTGGAAAACACAGGCCTGCAAAGTCAGAATGGGCACTGGCTAAAGGGTGTGGTGAGGTTTGCGCTTGTTTCCTGATTACATGGCCTCAAAAGATTTTCTTTCtcgccatgtttttttttttctctcttttaaaCTAAGTCATTACTCCTTATTATTACAGATTTTTAAACACTGGGGGTTCttgtgatgtgttttttttttggattcTTCTGAGACAGACTACCACTGCTACAGCGCTGTTATATGCGATTGTGAACGCTCTGCTTGTATTTGGCTCCATTCTGATTGGTTTCAGAAGTTTCTAATGCAAACCACTTTTCCATGTAATTTTTCTTTTAGTTTTCAGAAGTTGTTTTACTAGCAGTTTCTTGGGCTGCTTCTCTGAAGGCCTTTTGCCGGAAGTGAAACTTTTGGTTACAGCTGAACCTATTTGATATACTTAAGCTTATCTAAACTAATAGCCTCACAATTGATCATAAATGGGGGTTTTTTGCGCAGCTCATTGACCTTTTTCTCTGCGTAGATTTacaaacagatttttttttagctttgtCTGAATGAGGGCGAACCAGTTTGCAGGCTCAGTGTTCAAAAAACAGTCCAGTCTTAAGAGATCTTTCTGTATTTGACCCACTTCAATAGTGGACCTTATTGTTAAGAGGGAGCTCCTTAAATACAAACTCCTCTACCCCGACACTCATGTTCTCTTCTGCTTGGAAAGTGCTATTTTGGTTGCCCTTGTAACATTATTTTTAGCTGCAGGAAGGCTCCATACTTCATTTGTGTTTCTATGAGAGAATTGTTAAAAACAAGGCAAAAGCAAGTGATGTTGGAGCTGGTCATCCAGAGTGAATAAAATGTGCATTTCatgtctggtggtggtggcttGTGGCACACTTGAGCGTGTTGGgacctttttatttttttatgtatataccccccaccccacctcgaTAGAAGCACCCAAATGGAACTTCACGGATGGCGTAACTAATTTTCTTGACAAGAGGAAATAAGGTCTGAATCCCCCTGGCTGAGCCGAGCAAGCACAGCACGCTTGACTGAGTCCATTTCAATACGGTAGCGGCCCCCACTGCTGTCTCGGTGGAAATGAATGAGTTGGGCCAATCGAGGTTCTTTTTTTCCAAGCAGGGCCAAGGTGTCCTCTCCCAAGGGCCTGTGGCCTGATGGAATGTTCAGATTGCAACCTGTAGACATCCATTGCTGATGAATGCCACTACAACACTGAGATGGGTTTGCATAGAATCTAGGTGGTGTTTACCATCAATCTTATTCTTTGTTGTAAGACCCCAGGACTGACGATTATGAAACCATTATGTGCCTGAGTGGTATGCTAACAGATTGGGATTGGGGGCCTGGCTGTCAGTGAACTTGGTTCAGGGCCCTGCAGGGCAGAAAGCCTAGAGAGGAGACTCCGCTTGACCCCATTACTAGAAATAAAATTATTTAtagtttgtttttctcttttgaGGTCGAGCTCCATGTCTTAAACGTCAGATATTATGTTGCTTTTGTTACAGTTGTTCCTCATCGACTTTGGTTTGGCCAAAAAATACCGCGACAACCGGACGCGACAGCACATACCCTACAGAGAAGACAAAAATCTCACAGGCACAGCTCGTTATGCCAGCATCAACGCACATCTGGGCATTGAGCAGAGGTAAACACTTTTCTTAAGGTGATGAtgcatggggcaactttttcagcaatgttgctgggtaACCACATAAATGATTCCATGTTTTGTGATTGGATGATCTGATCATGGTCATTTTCCTTCTGGTGATTTTAAAGTAACATGCCAATGACAAACAATACTCAGGAAAGTAGTTCGTCAAAGGTTCAAAAGATTGCCTTGCCTCAGCTTGATACTGTGGAGTATTTTCCCTCAGGTAGTGACTCATGAATCCCTCACAAAGGCTCTCTGGAAATTCTACTCGGCACTACAAGACATGCATATTTTAGTCATAACTGATGCGTTTCTTATACGGGCACTGACCGAAATTTTTAATCAAACATTGATGGCACAAATCTGGTGTTCTGTCTGTGATGTTCTTATGACCAATCTCTCTTAGAGGCTGTTGCAGCAGACAGCAGCTCATCCAATTGCTCTCAATCCTCTATTTGAGGAACTACTGTCCCAGCACTGTGGTGATCTGATGCCACAG belongs to Alosa sapidissima isolate fAloSap1 chromosome 20, fAloSap1.pri, whole genome shotgun sequence and includes:
- the csnk1a1 gene encoding casein kinase I isoform X1, translating into MASSSGSKAEFIVGGKYKLVRKIGSGSFGDIYLAINITNGEEVAVKLESQKARHPQLLYESKLYKILQGGVGIPHIRWYGQEKDYNVLVMDLLGPSLEDLFNFCSRRFTMKTVLMLADQMISRIEYVHTKNFIHRDIKPDNFLMGIGRHCNKCLETPVGKRKRSLAVSSSQDPSFSGLNQLFLIDFGLAKKYRDNRTRQHIPYREDKNLTGTARYASINAHLGIEQSRRDDMESLGYVLMYFNRTSLPWQGLKAATKKQKYEKISEKKMSTPVEVLCKGFPAEFAMYLNYCRGLRFEEAPDYMYLRQLFRILFRTLNHQYDYTFDWTMLKQKAAQQAASSGGQGQQAQTPTGKQTDKPKSNMKGF
- the csnk1a1 gene encoding casein kinase I isoform X3, giving the protein MASSSGSKAEFIVGGKYKLVRKIGSGSFGDIYLAINITNGEEVAVKLESQKARHPQLLYESKLYKILQGGVGIPHIRWYGQEKDYNVLVMDLLGPSLEDLFNFCSRRFTMKTVLMLADQMISRIEYVHTKNFIHRDIKPDNFLMGIGRHCNKCLETPVGKRKRSLAVSSSQDPSFSGLNQLFLIDFGLAKKYRDNRTRQHIPYREDKNLTGTARYASINAHLGIEQSRRDDMESLGYVLMYFNRTSLPWQGLKAATKKQKYEKISEKKMSTPVEVLCKGFPAEFAMYLNYCRGLRFEEAPDYMYLRQLFRILFRTLNHQYDYTFDWTMLKQKAAQQAASSGGQGQQAQTPTGF
- the csnk1a1 gene encoding casein kinase I isoform X4 translates to MASSSGSKAEFIVGGKYKLVRKIGSGSFGDIYLAINITNGEEVAVKLESQKARHPQLLYESKLYKILQGGVGIPHIRWYGQEKDYNVLVMDLLGPSLEDLFNFCSRRFTMKTVLMLADQMISRIEYVHTKNFIHRDIKPDNFLMGIGRHCNKLFLIDFGLAKKYRDNRTRQHIPYREDKNLTGTARYASINAHLGIEQSRRDDMESLGYVLMYFNRTSLPWQGLKAATKKQKYEKISEKKMSTPVEVLCKGFPAEFAMYLNYCRGLRFEEAPDYMYLRQLFRILFRTLNHQYDYTFDWTMLKQKAAQQAASSGGQGQQAQTPTGKQTDKPKSNMKGF
- the csnk1a1 gene encoding casein kinase I isoform X2; this translates as MASSSGSKAEFIVGGKYKLVRKIGSGSFGDIYLAINITNGEEVAVKLESQKARHPQLLYESKLYKILQGGVGIPHIRWYGQEKDYNVLVMDLLGPSLEDLFNFCSRRFTMKTVLMLADQMISRIEYVHTKNFIHRDIKPDNFLMGIGRHCNKCLETPVGKRKRSLAVSSSQDPSFSGLNQLFLIDFGLAKKYRDNRTRQHIPYREDKNLTGTARYASINAHLGIEQSRRDDMESLGYVLMYFNRTSLPWQGLKAATKKQKYEKISEKKMSTPVEVLCKGFPAEFAMYLNYCRGLRFEEAPDYMYLRQLFRILFRTLNHQYDYTFDWTMLKQKAAQQAASSGGQGQQAQTPTGKQTDKPKSNMKG